GTCAGGCAAGCAAAAGTAAGTTTAATTTGGGGCGATCGCTTTAGCTAAATACAAGCTAAATACAAATTAGTAAAAATTAGTAAAAATTAGTGCAAATCAACTCAAATCAATAAAAGCCTTTATCAGTACCAGTTCCCGCATGAACTTGTGCCAACTTATAATATTTTTCAGCATGGGTAATTAAATCTGCGATCTCAGGTTCGCTCAGCTCGCGCCGTACCTTCGCCGGAATCCCAGCCACCACCACACCATCGGGCACATTTTTAGTTACCACTGCGCCAGCGCCCACAATGCTACCCACGCCCACTTTCACCCCTTCCAAAATAATTGCGCCGATGCCAATCAGGCTACCGCGACCGATCGCCAGGCCATGAATCGTAGCGCGGTGGCCGATCGTCACATAATCATCAATTTCGAGGGCGGGGCCAGGATCACCATGCAAGATCGCACCATCTTGAATATTGCTACACCGACCCACATGAATTGCATTAACATCAGCCCGCACCACTGCGCCATACCAAATACTGGTTTGCTCCGCCAGCATTACATCCCCCACCACGATCGCATCAGCAGCCACAAACGCAGCCGCACTGAGATCAGGAATTAGCAAACTTGAATTGGAATCTGGTTGGAGCATAGTGAAATAGGTTCTTAAATGCTAGGTAATTGGTAATGCTTAATATTACCAACTGCGCTACCAGCTAAAAGAAAATCCTGGCGATCGCCTTCACTCAGTTACTTTTTTGCGGTTGCCTGTTTGATCGGAATTATAATTGTAAACTCAGCGCCACCACCATGTATGTCAGAACTGCAGGTTAGAATCCCATTGTGGGTTTCAGTCACAATTTGATGGGAGATCGCCATCCCCAGCCCAGTGCCCTGACCAACTGGCTTGGTGGTAAAGAATGGATCGAACAGCTTGTCAACCACATCCAGACTCATACCAGGGCCATTGTCGGCAATTCGGATCTCAACGTATTTACCCTCTATAACCGTGGTTGAAATCTTAATCTGGCTGGGATTTTCCTTTACCTGGTTATAGGTTCGCCTGCTATTCTGCTCGTCGATCGCATCGATCGCATTAGAGAGAATATTCATAAACACCTGATTCATCTGTCCGGCATAGCATTCTACCTTGGGCAGGTTGCCATATTCCTTGGTTACCTGAATCGCCGGATGCTCTGATTTCACTTTCAAGCGATTGTGCAGAATTACCAGGGTGCTATTGAGGCCTTCATGGAGATCGACTTCCTTCACATCAGCTTCATCCAGACGCGAGAAGGTACGCAGTGATTTCACAATATCGCGGATTCTGACCGAACCAGTATTCATTGATTCCAGCATTTTAGAGAAGTCTTCTTTCATGAAGTCCAGCTCGATCGCCTCGATCTCTGCTTCGATCTCAGGGGTGGGGTTAGGATAATGTTTTTGGTAAAGTTCAACCAACCCTAGCAAATCCTGGCTATAGCCACGTACGTGGGAAAGATTGCCATGAATAAAATTAACTGGGTTATTGATTTCGTGGGCGATCCCAGCTACCAATTGCCCCAAACTAGACATTTTCTCGGTTTGCACCAATCTGGCTTCTGCGGCCTTGCGCTCGGTTAATAACTTCCTGACCCGATTGATTAGTTTATTGAGTGAGGCAGTTAGCACACCAACTTCATCGCCAGTGGTCACTGGAGCCTGGAGCGTGAAATCTTCTTCATTAGTAACTCTTTCGGCGATCGCAGTAGTCTCGGCCAGCGGATTAGCGATCGCTCTTGACATCCAGTAGGCGATTGCACTGGCAAGCAGCGCAGAAATGATCAGCGAGATGGCAATAATGCTGTTACGCAATTTTATGACCTGAGCAGTTGAATCCTCAACTTCTTCCTCTTCCTGTTCAAGTACATGCTCTAATTCTCTTATAGTTTTGACAAAGTTGCGAACATCATTAGCATGGTTATCTTGGGATAATAAACCAATTAATGCGGTGATTCCCTCTATATCTTCTGCTTGCAGGTTCACCGCATCAAACTGATTGAGCACTGCCTCGATCTTGCTAAAGTGGCCTACCAGGGTTTGGTCATAAATATCTGTTAACTCTTCAATTAATTCTGTTTTCTCTTCGCTCTCCTCTACCAGTGATTCCTGGCTTATTTGCTGCATAAGTTGGATATGCTTTTCCAGCCCATCTAGATTTTCATAAAATCCAGAAACATCTACCCTAAATAGTTCTGGGTCAAATTCCCTGGCCCCCAGACGAGCCGAGGAAACTTCCAGTCTCAGCAGCGAAGATTCAACGCCATGAATAACATGCAATTCTTCCATGATATCTTGCCGAGCTTCCCTGGTACTTTTTAAATGGGAGTTGCCAATTACCAGACCCACAACCGCACCTAAGGTAGAAATGCCGATCGCTACAATAAAGCCAGTGGCCACCTTTTTGCCAATCGACCAATTAGAAAACGTCAAGCCATTCCCCCCCTTACGACTCTTGGTATTCTGACTTTTTGATTTGCTTGCAGCCGGTGGAAAACCACTGGTAAGGGCGATCGGCTGATTTTTAGCTCGATCGTCTGCTTCCATATATTTGCTGTTTGACGGAACCATAAGTCTGTATTTCCAGAGAACAATGTCTCGATCACATAAATCCTGCTTTAGTAAATCAGTTTAGATATATTGGTTGGCAAGCGTCAGTGGGAAAAAGTGGGTTTCCTCCCAAGCAGCAAGATATCTAGACAAAGATTAAGCAAAAATTAAAATAAGCTGATTACAAAAAATTCAAAGTCTGTATTTTTGTCTGTATTTTTACAAAAGAGTAAATTTTTGATTTCAGCTTCATTGATTTTATTTAAGAGTGGCGCATAGGCTGGCAGAATCCGCAAAAGTCACTCAACAAATTATATTGTTGAAACCTGATTGTAATTAGCGCTGCCCATAGTTTTGCTGGAGCCAATCCTGGTATGCTCCCGATCGCACCTGTTCGATCCAGAAGCCATTGGCCAAATACCATTCGATCGTTTTGCGTAGGCCCGACTTAAAGCTTTCCTGCGGTTGCCAGCCCAGATCTTGTTTGAGTTTGCGACAATCGATCGCATAGCGGCGATCGTGGCCAGGGCGATCGGTGACGAAGGTAATCAGGCTTTTTCTTTCTAATCCTGGTTGAGGCTTAATTTCGTCGAGAAGATTACAAATCAGGGTGACCACGTCTATATTGGCCTCTTCGCTTTCACCGCCAATATTATAAGTAGTACCGATCGCAGCATTATTTAAAACCGTGTAGATCGCATCGCAATGATCTTCCACATACAACCAATCGCGGATATTCTGGCCATCACCATAAACAGGCAGGGGCTTGCCTTCGAGGGCATTGAGAATCATCAATGGAATTAGTTTTTCGGGGAATTGGAACGGCCCATAATTATTTGAGCAATTGGTGGTGAGCGTGGGCAGGCCATAGGTGTGGTGATAGGCTCGCACCAGATGATCGGCCGCCGCCTTGGAAGCCGCATAGGGGCTGTTGGGAGCATAGGCGGTAGTCTCGGAAAAAGCGGGATCGGTGCGATCGAGTGATCCATAGACCTCATCGGTGGACACATGCAAAAAGCGAAACTGCTCAGGATTAGCTAAACCCTGCCAATATTTACGTGTTGCTTCGAGCAGGTCAAATGTGCCCACCACATTAGTGTGAATAAATTGGCCAGGATTGACGATCGAGCGATCGACATGGCTCTCCGCCGCAAAGTTGACGATCGCATCGGGTTGATACTGCTGCAACAGGTAGCTAACTAATTCTTGATTGCCAATATCACCACGCACAAATACATAACCCGGATCATCAACCAGGCTAGCCAGGGTTTGCAGGTTGCCAGCATAGGTGAGTTTATCTAGATTAATAATTCGCTCGACCCAATTTTGTTGTCGCGCCTTCAGCACAAAGTTAGCGCCAATAAACCCAGCTCCACCCGTGACTAAGTAGGTTTTGCGATCGCCTTTTGCTACATCCATAAATTAATTTGATCACTCAATTGATTTAACTTGCCAGGATTAGTTTAGCTGTTTGGGTAGCGCATCTCACTATTTGCCAGCAGTTGCGTCTAACGACCTAATATTGGCGATCGCCATACTTTAAGTCAACCAAAACTCAAGCAAAACGCAACCAGGTTACTTACAAAAAGCGCTTGCGGAAAATTGCCTCGATCGGATTGAAGCTATAATTACCCAACCACCGCTCATAGGCCGTTTTTTGGCGCATCTTCAACGCAAACTCAGTCGAAAAAATTTCGCCATCCTCATAAAAATTGATCGGCAGTTCCTCAATCTCCGGGATCGTTTGCTGTTCCAGTGAGGTGATGTAGTTGGAGACTAGCTCCCGCTGTTTTGAGGTATCGCCATACTCAGATTTGATACTCTCGATCGTGGATAGCACTTCATTGGCCTTGGGTGGACTAATATCATCCCGGCTAAAGAACTGGTCATAGTTCGGCTTAGATTCCGGTTCGGGTAGCTCTGCTGCGGCAAAACAACGATTAACAATCCTGAGCCCAGTGGCATGGGCAGTCTGGCGGCTGATATGGGCATCGAAAAAGGCGATCGCCTTGACCACCCGATCAAACGAATCTAAATCAAAATAGCCCTGGATTGAATCACCATGACCTGAGCTATTGGCATCAACTAACCCAAAATTTCCTAACACAATAGGGCGATCGCTGGCCGCTAGCTTACGGGCACTTTTTTTGAATTTGAGCGACTGGGTTTCCTGGCCATAGCGCCATTCCCAACCAGTCGAGCGATCGCTCTGGTCAATGCTATGCATACAATCCAAATTTGCAAAAGCCTGGCATAGGGTGGAGCGATCGGCAATGCCGTAATATAACCTGGCCGGTTGATACAGCTCTCCTGTGCTTGTAATTGCTGGCGATCGTCGCAATTTCACCCTTAATATTATTTAAATATATAAACAAAGAATTGATGTTGCTAGTTAAGTTTAACCAATAATTTAAGCAACATGGCAATATGTTTTCGGGTTGTTAAATATTCAAAGAATGGCAGATTAAAGTAACTTACTAGCCAACCTATCAGCATCTACACTCAGCATCTACGCTAGATGTATTTCCAAATGCACAGACAAATTCTTTAGTCAGAATCCAAGATCATAAAACAAGATCATAAAAAGTTATCGCTTGCCTAGCCCAACGGCTTTTTTAGGCATATTGTTCTAACTTATAACGCAAAGAGAGAGCCGATAACTTTCCGTGTTTCGTTTCGGCTCTCAGCTTCGGTTCGCTCCTCACACTGAAAAAAAGTATAGCGTATAATTGCACCACCTTTGATCCTAAAACAGCAAAATATAGCGCCAAACTCTACCACTTTAGGCATACATCTAGTTAATCAAGTATGGCTTCAACCATCTTTTGGGCTGATTTGTGAGCCATAGATCTTAAGCGTTATGCTTACACGGCAATTGTTGTTATCTCAAACTTCCAAAAAGGTATTATTATTTTCGCTAGCGTTTTAGTTCCGGTTAGTTTTACGAGCTAAACACCTAGCATAATCAATCATGATCCAGTCAAACTAATAATTGAGATTAAATGGAAAAATTCGGCACAACAATTTGGTTCACAGGGCTAAGTGGGGCTGGCAAAACTACGATCGGTTCCCAGGTAGCTAAAGAACTGCGCGATCGGCAATATAAAGTCGAAGTCCTCGATGGAGATATTGTGCGCGAAAACCTGACCAAAGGGTTGGGATTCAGCCGCGAAGATCGAGATGAAAATATTCGCCGAATTGGTTTCGTGGCTAATTTACTCACTCGTAATGGCGTGGTGGTAATTGTGTCAGCGATCTCTCCCTACAATGAAATCCGCCAACATATTAAAGAAACGATCGGTAACTTTATTGAGGTTTTTGTTAATTCACCTTTGTCAGTGTGCGAAGCCAGG
The sequence above is a segment of the Pseudanabaena sp. PCC 7367 genome. Coding sequences within it:
- a CDS encoding gamma carbonic anhydrase family protein, whose protein sequence is MLQPDSNSSLLIPDLSAAAFVAADAIVVGDVMLAEQTSIWYGAVVRADVNAIHVGRCSNIQDGAILHGDPGPALEIDDYVTIGHRATIHGLAIGRGSLIGIGAIILEGVKVGVGSIVGAGAVVTKNVPDGVVVAGIPAKVRRELSEPEIADLITHAEKYYKLAQVHAGTGTDKGFY
- a CDS encoding sensor histidine kinase, whose product is MVPSNSKYMEADDRAKNQPIALTSGFPPAASKSKSQNTKSRKGGNGLTFSNWSIGKKVATGFIVAIGISTLGAVVGLVIGNSHLKSTREARQDIMEELHVIHGVESSLLRLEVSSARLGAREFDPELFRVDVSGFYENLDGLEKHIQLMQQISQESLVEESEEKTELIEELTDIYDQTLVGHFSKIEAVLNQFDAVNLQAEDIEGITALIGLLSQDNHANDVRNFVKTIRELEHVLEQEEEEVEDSTAQVIKLRNSIIAISLIISALLASAIAYWMSRAIANPLAETTAIAERVTNEEDFTLQAPVTTGDEVGVLTASLNKLINRVRKLLTERKAAEARLVQTEKMSSLGQLVAGIAHEINNPVNFIHGNLSHVRGYSQDLLGLVELYQKHYPNPTPEIEAEIEAIELDFMKEDFSKMLESMNTGSVRIRDIVKSLRTFSRLDEADVKEVDLHEGLNSTLVILHNRLKVKSEHPAIQVTKEYGNLPKVECYAGQMNQVFMNILSNAIDAIDEQNSRRTYNQVKENPSQIKISTTVIEGKYVEIRIADNGPGMSLDVVDKLFDPFFTTKPVGQGTGLGMAISHQIVTETHNGILTCSSDIHGGGAEFTIIIPIKQATAKK
- the rfbB gene encoding dTDP-glucose 4,6-dehydratase, with the translated sequence MDVAKGDRKTYLVTGGAGFIGANFVLKARQQNWVERIINLDKLTYAGNLQTLASLVDDPGYVFVRGDIGNQELVSYLLQQYQPDAIVNFAAESHVDRSIVNPGQFIHTNVVGTFDLLEATRKYWQGLANPEQFRFLHVSTDEVYGSLDRTDPAFSETTAYAPNSPYAASKAAADHLVRAYHHTYGLPTLTTNCSNNYGPFQFPEKLIPLMILNALEGKPLPVYGDGQNIRDWLYVEDHCDAIYTVLNNAAIGTTYNIGGESEEANIDVVTLICNLLDEIKPQPGLERKSLITFVTDRPGHDRRYAIDCRKLKQDLGWQPQESFKSGLRKTIEWYLANGFWIEQVRSGAYQDWLQQNYGQR
- the cysC gene encoding adenylyl-sulfate kinase, translated to MEKFGTTIWFTGLSGAGKTTIGSQVAKELRDRQYKVEVLDGDIVRENLTKGLGFSREDRDENIRRIGFVANLLTRNGVVVIVSAISPYNEIRQHIKETIGNFIEVFVNSPLSVCEARDVKGLYKRARAGEIKNFTGIDDPYEAPIDPEVECRTDQETEAQSIAKVIAKFEELQAQLQKDS